A genomic segment from Phalacrocorax aristotelis chromosome 16, bGulAri2.1, whole genome shotgun sequence encodes:
- the LOC142065114 gene encoding myosin heavy chain, skeletal muscle, adult-like encodes MTSPDSEMAAFGEAAPYLRKSEKERIEAQNKPFDAKSSVFVVHPKESFVKGTIQSRESGKVTVQTEAGETLTVKEDQIFSMNPPKYDKIEDMAMMTHLHEPAVLYNLKERYAAWMIYTYSGLFCVTVNPYKWLPVYNPEVVLAYRGKKRQEAPPHIFSISDNAYQFMLNDRENQSILITGESGAGKTVNTKRVIQYFAIIAASGEKKKEEQSGKMQGTLEDQIISANPLLEAFGNAKTVRNDNSSRFGKFIRIHFGATGKLASADIETYLLEKSRVTFQLKAERSYHIFYQVTSNKKPELIDMLLITTNPYDFHFVSQGEVTVPSIDDQEELMATDSAIDILGFTPDEKTAIYKLTGAVMHYGNLKFKQKQREEQAEPDGTEVADKAAYLMGLNSADLLKALCYPRVKVGNEFVTKGQTVEQVNNAVGALAKAVYERMFLWMVIRINQQLDTKQPRQYFIGVLDIAGFEIFDFNSFEQLCINFTNEKLQQFFNHHMFVLEQEEYKKEGIEWTFIDFGMDLAACIELIEKPMGIFSILEEECMFPKATDTSFKNKLYDQHLGKSSNFQKPKPTKGKTEAHFSLIHYAGTVDYNITGWLEKNKDPLNETVIGLYQKSSVKTLALLFANYGGADAEGGGKKGGKKKGSSFQTVSALFRENLNKLMTNLRSTHPHFVRCIIPNETKTPGAMEHELVLHQLRCNGVLEGIRICRKGFPSRVLYADFKQRYRVLNISAIPEGQFMDSKKASEKLLGSIDVDHTQYRFGHTKVFFKAGLIGLLEEMRDEKLAQIMTMTQARCRGFLMRVEYQRMVERRDAIFCIQYNVRAFMNVKHWPWMKLFFKIKPLLKSAESEKEMANMKQEFEKTKEELAKSEAKRKELEEKMVTLLQEKNDLQLQVQAEADSLADAEERCDQLIKTKIQLEAKIKEVTERAEDEEEINAELTAKKRKLEDECSELKKDIDDLELTLAKVEKEKHATENKVKNLTEEMAALDETIAKLTKEKKALQEAHQQTLDDLQVEEDKVNTLTKAKTKLEQQVDDLEGSLEQEKKLRMDLERAKRKLEGDLKLANDSIMDLENDKQQLDEKLKKKDFEISQIQSKIEDEQALGMQLQKKIKELQARIEELEEEIEAERTSRAKAEKHRADLSRELEEISERLEEAGGATAAQVEMNKKREAEFQKMRRDLEEATLQHEATAAALRKKHADSTAELGEQIDNLQRVKQKLEKEKSELKMEIDDLASNMESVSKAKANLEKMCRTLEDQLSEIKTKEEQNQRMINDLNTQRARLQTESGEYSRQVEEKDALISQLSRGKQGFTQQIEELKRHLEEETKAKNALAHALQSARHDCDLLREQYEEEQEAKGELQRALSKANSEVAQWRTKYETDAIQRTEELEEAKKKLAQRLQDAEEHVEAVNAKCASLEKTKQRLQNEVEDLMIEVERSNAACAALDKKQRNFDKILAEWKQKYEETQAELEASQKESRSLSTELFKMKNAYEESLDHLETLKRENKNLQQEISDLTEQIAEGGKAIHELEKVKKQIEQEKSEIQASLEEAEASLEHEEGKILRLQLELNQVKSEIDRKIAEKDEEIDQLKRNHLRIVESMQSTLDAEIRSRNEALRLKKKMEGDLNEMEIQLSHANRVAAEAQKNLRNTQAVLKDTQIHLDDALRTQEDLKEQVAMVERRANLLQAEVEELRAALEQTERSRKVAEQELLDATERVQLLHTQNTSLINTKKKLETDVMQIQGEMEEMIQEARNAEEKAKKAITDAAMMAEELKKEQDTSAHLERMKKNLDQTVKDLQHRLDEAEQLALKGGKKQIQKLEARVRELEGEVDAEQKRSAEAVKGVRKYERRVKELTYQSEEDRKNILRLQDLVDKLQMKVKSYKRQAEEAEELSNVNLSKFRKIQHELEEAEERADIAESQVNKLRARSREFHGKKIEEEE; translated from the exons ATGACTTCTCCAGACTCTGAGATGGCAGCCTTTGGGGAGGCAGCTCCTTACCTCCGAAAGtcagaaaaggagagaattgAGGCCCAGAACAAGCCTTTTGATGCCAAGTCATCTGTCTTTGTGGTGCATCCTAAGGAATCCTTTGTGAAAGGGACAATCCAGAGCAGGGAATCAGGGAAGGTCACTGTCCAGACCGAAGCAGGAGAG ACCCTGACCGTGAAGGAAGATCAAATCTTCTCCATGAACCCTCCCAAGTATGATAAAATCGAGGACATGGCCATGATGACCCACCTCCATGAACCCGCTGTGCTGTACAACCTCAAAGAGCGTTATGCAGCCTGGATGATCTAC ACCTACTCGGGTCTCTTCTGTGTCACTGTCAACCCCTACAAGTGGCTGCCGGTGTACAACCCGGAGGTGGTGTTGGCCTACCGAGGCAAGAAGCGCCAGGAGGCCCCTCCACACATCTTCTCCATCTCTGACAATGCCTATCAGTTCATGTTAAATG ATCGCGAGAACCAGTCGATCCTGATCAC CGGAGAATCCGGTGCAGGGAAGACTGTGAACACAAAGCGTGTCATCCAGTACTTTGCAATAATTGCAGCGAGtggggagaagaagaaggaggagcaGTCTGGCAAAATGCAG GGAACGCTTGAGGATCAAATCATCAGCGCCAACCCACTGCTGGAGGCCTTTGGAAATGCCAAGACCGTGAGGAATGACAACTCCTCACGCTTT GGCAAATTCATCAGAATCCACTTTGGAGCCACAGGCAAACTGGCTTCTGCTGACATTGAAACTT ATCTGCTGGAGAAGTCCAGAGTCACTTTCCAGCTCAAGGCAGAAAGAAGCTACCACATATTTTATCAGGTCACGTCCAACAAGAAGCCAGAGCTAATTG ACATGCTCCTCATTACCACCAACCCTTATGACTTCCACTTTGTGAGTCAAGGTGAGGTCACTGTTCCCAGCATTGATGACCAGGAGGAGCTGATGGCTACAGAT AGTGCCATTGACATCCTGGGCTTCACTCCTGATGAGAAGACAGCCATCTACAAGCTGACAGGGGCTGTCATGCACTACGGGAACCTGAAGTTCAAGCAGAAGCAACgagaggagcaggcagagcccgATGGCACAGAAG TTGCTGACAAAGCTGCCTATCTCATGGGCCTGAACTCAGCTGACCTGCTCAAAGCGCTATGTTATCCTCGAGTCAAAGTTGGGAATGAATTTGTGACCAAGGGTCAAACTGTGGAGCAG GTGAACAATGCTGTAGGTGCTCTAGCAAAAGCTGTCTATGAGAGGATGTTCTTGTGGATGGTTATTCGTATCAACCAACAGCTGGATACCAAACAACCCAGACAGTACTTCATTGGTGTCCTGGACATTGCTGGCTTTGAGATCTTTGAT TTCAACAGCTTTGAGCAGCTGTGCATCAACTTCACCAATGAGAAACTGCAACAGTTCTTCAACCACCACATGTtcgtgctggagcaggaggagtaCAAGAAGGAAGGAATTGAGTGGACATTCATTGACTTTGGGATGGACCTGGCTGCCTGCATTGAGCTCATTGAGAAG CCCATGGGCATCTTCTCCATCCTGGAAGAGGAGTGCATGTTCCCCAAGGCAACTGACACCTCTTTCAAGAACAAGCTCTACGACCAGCATCTGGGCAAGTCCAGCAACTTCCAGAAGCCCAAGCCTACAAAAGGCAAAACTGAGGCCCACTTCTCCCTGATACACTACGCTGGTACAGTAGATTACAACATCACTGGTTGGCTTGAGAAGAACAAGGACCCCCTGAATGAAACTGTCATCGGGTTGTACCAGAAATCCTCTGTGAAGACACTGGCCTTACTCTTTGCCAACTATGGTGGAGCAGATGCAG AGGGTGGTGGCAAAAAGGGTGGTAAGAAGAAGGGTTCTTCTTTCCAGACAGTCTCAGCTCTTTTCCGG GAGAATTTAAACAAGCTGATGACAAATCTACGCAGCACTCACCCCCATTTTGTCCGATGCATCAtcccaaatgaaacaaaaacacctG GTGCCATGGAGCATGAGCTGGTGCTGCATCAGCTGCGGTGCAACGGTGTGCTGGAAGGCATCAGAATTTGCAGGAAAGGATTCCCCAGCAGAGTCCTGTATGCTGACTTCAAACAGAG ATACAGAGTGCTTAATATAAGTGCTATTCCAGAAGGTCAGTTCATGGATAGCAAGAAGGCTTCAGAGAAGCTTCTTGGGTCCATCGATGTGGACCACACTCAGTACAGATTTGGTCACACCAAG GTGTTCTTCAAAGCTGGACTGATAGGTCTGCTGGAGGAGATGAGAGATGAGAAACTAGCACAGATCATGACCATGACACAAGCCAGGTGCAGGGGCTTCCTGATGAGAGTGGAGTATCAGAGAATGGTGGAGAGGAG GGATGCTATTTTCTGCATCCAGTACAATGTACGTGCATTCATGAATGTGAAGCACTGGCCCTGGATGAAGCTGTTTTTCAAGATCAAGCCCTTGCTGAAGAGTGCAGAATCTGAGAAGGAGATGGCCAACATGAAACAAGAGTTTGAGAAAACCAAGGAAGAGCTTGCAAAGTCTGAGGCAAAGAGGAAggagctggaagagaaaatggtgaccctgctgcaggaaaaaaatgacctGCAGCTCCAAGTACAGGCG GAAGCAGATAGCCTGGCTGATGCTGAGGAAAGATGTGACCAGCtcatcaaaaccaaaatccagCTGGAAGCCAAAATTAAGGAGGTGACTGAAAGAGCCGAGGATGAGGAGGAAATTAATGCTGAGCTGACAGCCAAGAAGAGGAAACTGGAGGATGAATGTTCAGAGCTGAAGAAAGATATTGATGACCTTGAGTTAACGCTGGCCAaagtggagaaggaaaagcatgcCACTGAAAACAAG GTGAAAAACCTGACAGAGGAGATGGCAGCCCTGGACGAGACCATTGCCAAGCtgacaaaagagaagaaagcccTCCAAGAGGCCCATCAGCAGACACTGGATGACCTGCAGGTAGAAGAGGACAAAGTCAATACGCTGACCAAAGCTAAGAccaagctggagcagcaagtggACGAT CTGGAGGGGTCCCTGgagcaagagaagaaactgCGCATGGACCTTGAGAGAGCCAAGAGGAAACTCGAAGGAGACCTGAAGCTGGCAAACGACAGCATAATGGACTTGGAAAATGATAAGCAGCAGCTGGAcgagaaactgaagaa GAAAGACTTTGAAATCAGCCAGATCCAGAGCAAAATTGAGGATGAGCAAGCCCTGGGCATGCAATTACAGAAGAAGATCAAGGAGCTGCAG GCTCGTATTGAGGAACTGGAGGAGGAAATTGAGGCAGAGCGAACCTCTCGggcaaaagcagagaagcatCGGGCTGACCTCTCGAGGGAGCTAGAGGAGATCAGCGAGCGCTTGGAGGAAGCAGGAGGGGCTACGGCAGCTCAGGTTGAGATGAACAAGAAGCGTGAGGCAGAATTTCAGAAGATGCGCCGCGACCTCGAAGAGGCCACGCTGCAGCACGAAGCGACGGCTGCTGCCCTGCGGAAGAAGCATGCGGACAGCACCGCTGAGCTTGGGGAGCAGATCGACAACCTGCAACGGGtgaagcagaagctggagaaggagaagagtGAGCTGAAGATGGAGATTGACGACTTGGCCAGCAACATGGAGTCCGTCTCCAAAGCCAAG GCAAACCTGGAGAAGATGTGCCGCACTCTGGAAGACCAGCTGAGTGAGATTAAAACAAAGGAGGAGCAGAATCAGCGCATGATCAATGACCTCAATACCCAAAGGGCTCGTCTGCAGACAGAATCAG GTGAATATTCACgccaggtggaggaaaaggATGCTCTGATTTCTCAGCTGTCTAGGGGCAAGCAAGGATTTACCCAACAGATTGAGGAACTCAAGAGACAtttagaggaagaaacaaag GCCAAGAACGCCCTGGCCCACGCCTTGCAGTCTGCTCGCCACGACTGTGACTTGCTCCGGGAACAGTatgaggaggagcaggaagccAAGGGGGAGCTGCAGCGTGCCCTGTCCAAGGCCAACAGCGAAGTGGCCCAGTGGAGAACCAAATACGAGACAGACGCTATTCAGCGCacggaggagctggaggaggccaA GAAGAAGCTGGCACAGCGcctgcaggatgcagaggaaCACGTTGAAGCTGTGAATGCCAAATGTGCCTCCctggaaaagacaaagcagaggctgcagaatGAAGTGGAGGACTTGATGATTGAAGTGGAGCGATCGAACGCTGCCTGCGCAGCTCTGGATAAGAAGCAGAGGAACTTTGACAAG atCCTGGCAGAATGGAAGCAGAAGTATGAGGAAACGCAGGCTGAGCTGGAAGCCTCCCAGAAGGAGTCTCGCTCTCTCAGCACGGAGCTCTTTAAGATGAAGAATGCCTATGAGGAGTCCTTGGACCACCTGGAAACGCTGAAGCGTGAGAACAAGAACTTGCAGC AGGAGATTTCCGACCTCACGGAGCAGATTGCGGAGGGAGGAAAAGCGATTCATGAGCTGGAGAAAGTCAAGAAGCAGATTGAGCAGGAGAAGTCTGAAATCCAGGCCTCACTGGAAGAAGCTGAG GCCTCCCTAGAACACGAAGAGGGGAAGATCCTGCGCCTCCAGCTTGAGCTCAACCAGGTGAAGTCTGAGATTGACAGGAAGATAGCAGAGAAGGATGAGGAGATTGACCAGCTGAAGAGAAACCACCTCAGAATTGTGGAGTCCATGCAGAGCACCCTGGACGCTGAGATCAGGAGCAGGAATGAGGCCTTGCGGCTGAAGAAGAAGATGGAGGGAGACCTGAATGAAATGGAGATCCAGCTGAGCCATGCCAACCGCGTGGCTGCAGAGGCACAAAAGAACCTGAGAAACACACAGGCGGTGCTCAAG GATACCCAGATACACTTGGACGATGCTCTCCGGACACAGGAGGACCTGAAGGAGCAGGTGGCCATGGTGGAGCGCAGGGCAAACCTCTTGCAGGCTGAAGTAGAGGAGCTACGGGCAGCCCTGGAGCAGACGGAGCGGTCAAGGAAAGTGGCTGAGCAGGAGCTCCTGGATGCCACTGAACGTGTGCAGCTCCTCCACACCCAG AACACCAGCTTGATCAACACCAAGAAGAAGCTGGAAACAGACGTCATGCAAATTCAGGGTGAAATGGAGGAGATGATCCAGGAAGCCCGCAATGCTGAAGAGAAGGCCAAGAAGGCCATCACAGAT GCAGCCATGATGGCCGAAGAGCTGAAGAAGGAGCAGGACACCAGCGCCCACCTGGAGAGGATGAAGAAGAACCTGGACCAGACGGTGAAGGACCTGCAGCACCGCCTGGATGAAGCTGAGCAGTTGGCGCTGAAAGGAGGCAAGAAGCAAATCCAGAAGCTGGAGGCCA